The following are encoded together in the Cumulibacter manganitolerans genome:
- a CDS encoding crotonase/enoyl-CoA hydratase family protein yields the protein MSTEAPAGEVTMDIDGHIAVITVRNEAKKNSYTPEMTEQLSEHLTAFDDNDDLWVAVFCAAGEHTTAGLDMPKFFGPNATAKPKDPTKVDPFGLARRTTKPVIAVVQGITFTVGIEMMLAADIVVAADTAQFQQLESKRGIAPFGGAHFRYLTRTGWGNAMYHLFLCDKFDAAEALRIGFVQEVVPYGQHLDRAMELAREICKNAPIGIQATKEAALKYIDAAEQAAIDYIPQIRERVFATEDFKEGIQSFVERREANFQGR from the coding sequence ATGAGCACCGAGGCACCTGCTGGCGAAGTCACCATGGACATCGACGGCCATATCGCCGTCATTACCGTGCGTAACGAGGCGAAGAAGAACTCGTACACGCCGGAGATGACCGAGCAGCTCTCCGAGCATCTGACGGCGTTCGACGACAACGACGATCTGTGGGTCGCGGTGTTCTGCGCGGCAGGTGAGCACACCACCGCGGGCTTGGACATGCCGAAGTTCTTCGGACCCAACGCGACCGCGAAGCCGAAAGATCCCACCAAGGTTGACCCGTTCGGTCTGGCCCGCCGCACCACCAAGCCGGTGATCGCGGTCGTACAAGGCATCACCTTCACCGTCGGCATCGAGATGATGCTGGCCGCGGACATCGTCGTCGCCGCCGACACTGCGCAGTTCCAGCAGCTGGAGTCCAAGCGCGGCATCGCACCGTTCGGCGGCGCGCACTTCCGCTACCTCACCCGCACCGGCTGGGGCAACGCGATGTACCACCTGTTCCTGTGCGACAAGTTCGACGCCGCCGAGGCGCTGCGCATCGGTTTCGTGCAGGAGGTCGTCCCCTACGGGCAGCACCTCGACCGCGCGATGGAGCTCGCACGCGAGATCTGCAAGAACGCGCCCATCGGGATCCAAGCCACGAAGGAAGCGGCCTTGAAGTACATCGACGCCGCTGAGCAGGCCGCGATCGACTACATCCCACAGATCCGTGAGCGAGTGTTCGCCACCGAGGACTTCAAAGAAGGCATCCAGTCGTTCGTCGAACGCCGCGAAGCCAACTTCCAAGGCCGCTGA
- a CDS encoding Txe/YoeB family addiction module toxin encodes MRLVWDSNAWEDYLWWQTQDRKILKRINQLIGDVLRNGNAGIGKPEPLRYDFAGYWSRRITDEHRLVYKLTDTELRIAACRYHYGR; translated from the coding sequence ATGCGGCTGGTGTGGGATAGCAACGCCTGGGAAGACTACCTATGGTGGCAAACGCAGGACCGCAAGATCCTCAAGCGGATCAACCAGCTGATCGGGGACGTGCTGCGCAACGGCAACGCCGGGATCGGTAAACCGGAGCCGCTGCGGTATGACTTCGCCGGCTACTGGTCTCGCCGGATCACCGACGAACACCGACTGGTGTACAAGCTCACCGACACAGAGCTGCGGATCGCTGCCTGCCGATACCACTACGGTCGCTGA
- a CDS encoding type II toxin-antitoxin system Phd/YefM family antitoxin translates to MSYTESRARYAEVLDSVVNDREEVVVTRSGHEAVVIVSLDEFEALRETAYLMRSPRNARRLLDAMERLEAAEGEVRDLLADD, encoded by the coding sequence ATGAGCTACACCGAATCCCGGGCTCGCTATGCCGAGGTGCTGGATTCGGTCGTCAATGACCGCGAAGAAGTGGTCGTCACGCGCTCGGGTCATGAGGCCGTGGTGATCGTGTCCTTGGACGAGTTCGAAGCGCTGCGCGAGACGGCCTATCTCATGCGGTCGCCGCGCAATGCGCGGCGGCTGCTAGATGCGATGGAACGCCTAGAGGCGGCAGAGGGCGAAGTCCGCGACCTGCTTGCGGACGACTGA
- a CDS encoding LLM class flavin-dependent oxidoreductase, whose translation MRIGISVQPHTADGLRLAVEADAMGVDSLWSAEAWGYDALTPLAMLAGRTKNARLISGIAQLGARTPAMLAMSAMSLQQLSEGRFVLGLGASGPQVVEGWHGVPFSKPVQRTRETIEIVRMILRGERAAYDGKVYQLPLPGGEGRSIRSMAPTPVHVPIWLAALGPANLRLTGELADGWIGNSFMPGTAGDVLVAPIAKGAAAAGRSIEDVELAIAVSLELGTQAEVDALARKHAGGYAFTFGAMGSSKTNFYSAAFERQGFGEQIARVHELWQAGDKQAAEAAVPPAIGLGTNLVGTEQMIADQLQAYTAAGVGLLRVNLTGDSTDEKLQSLGRLLELAAS comes from the coding sequence ATGCGCATCGGGATCAGCGTTCAGCCGCACACCGCCGACGGTCTACGCCTGGCGGTGGAAGCCGACGCGATGGGCGTCGACTCGCTCTGGAGCGCAGAGGCATGGGGGTACGACGCGTTGACGCCGCTAGCGATGCTGGCCGGGCGCACCAAGAACGCTCGGTTGATCAGTGGCATCGCGCAGCTCGGCGCACGGACTCCGGCGATGCTGGCGATGTCAGCGATGTCGTTGCAACAGCTCAGCGAAGGCCGGTTCGTACTCGGGCTAGGGGCCAGCGGCCCCCAGGTCGTCGAGGGGTGGCACGGCGTGCCGTTCAGCAAGCCGGTGCAGCGCACCCGCGAAACGATCGAGATCGTGCGGATGATTCTGCGTGGTGAGCGGGCCGCGTACGACGGGAAGGTGTATCAGCTGCCGCTGCCGGGTGGTGAGGGCCGCAGCATCCGATCGATGGCGCCGACGCCGGTGCACGTGCCGATCTGGCTGGCGGCGTTGGGTCCGGCGAATTTGCGGTTGACCGGTGAGCTGGCCGATGGGTGGATCGGCAACTCGTTCATGCCGGGAACCGCTGGCGACGTACTGGTCGCACCGATCGCCAAGGGAGCCGCCGCGGCCGGGCGATCGATCGAGGACGTCGAGCTCGCGATCGCGGTGTCACTGGAGCTCGGCACGCAGGCCGAGGTCGACGCGTTGGCGCGCAAGCACGCCGGTGGCTACGCGTTCACCTTCGGAGCGATGGGCAGCTCGAAGACGAACTTCTACAGCGCCGCTTTCGAACGCCAAGGCTTCGGCGAGCAGATCGCGCGCGTGCACGAGCTATGGCAAGCCGGCGACAAACAGGCCGCCGAAGCCGCCGTGCCGCCCGCGATTGGCCTAGGAACGAACCTCGTCGGCACCGAGCAGATGATCGCCGACCAGCTCCAGGCATACACCGCGGCGGGAGTGGGGCTACTGCGGGTAAACCTGACCGGCGACTCGACCGACGAGAAGCTGCAGTCCCTAGGCCGCCTCCTCGAGCTCGCCGCCTCATAG
- a CDS encoding NAD(P)H-dependent flavin oxidoreductase: MAELASAVSNAGGLGILTALTQKTPDDLAAEIERCHTMTDKPFGVNLTFLPSVNPPDYAGYIRAIIDGGVKVVETAGNNPQKWLPMLEDAGITVIHKCTAVRHALKAEAVGCDAVSVDGFECGGHPGEDDVPNMILLPRAADTLSIPFVASGGMADGRSLAAALALGADGINLGTRFIATAEAPVHPAVKQAILDATELDTRLVMRPLRNTERVLNNAGVQRLLQKEHKLGEDIAFEDIVEDVAGMYPRVMVNGEMDAGPWSCGMVAGLINDVPTCKELIDRIVSEPCSLIRQRLVTLTA, translated from the coding sequence CTGGCTGAGCTCGCCTCCGCGGTCTCGAACGCAGGCGGTCTCGGCATCCTGACAGCGCTCACCCAGAAGACGCCGGACGACCTGGCCGCCGAGATCGAACGCTGCCACACGATGACCGACAAGCCGTTCGGCGTCAACCTCACGTTCTTGCCATCAGTGAACCCGCCGGACTATGCCGGCTACATCCGCGCGATCATCGACGGCGGCGTGAAGGTAGTCGAGACCGCAGGCAACAACCCGCAGAAGTGGCTGCCGATGCTCGAGGACGCCGGCATCACCGTGATCCACAAGTGCACCGCGGTACGCCACGCACTGAAGGCCGAGGCCGTCGGCTGCGACGCGGTCAGTGTCGACGGATTCGAGTGCGGCGGACACCCCGGCGAGGACGACGTACCCAACATGATCCTGCTGCCACGCGCCGCCGACACGCTGAGCATCCCGTTCGTCGCCTCAGGCGGCATGGCTGACGGCCGCTCACTAGCGGCAGCTCTCGCGCTCGGCGCCGACGGAATCAACCTTGGCACCCGGTTCATCGCCACCGCGGAAGCACCGGTCCACCCCGCGGTAAAACAAGCCATTCTCGACGCCACCGAGCTTGACACCCGGCTGGTGATGAGGCCGCTGCGCAACACCGAGCGCGTGCTGAACAACGCAGGCGTCCAGCGCCTGCTGCAGAAAGAACACAAGCTCGGTGAGGACATCGCCTTCGAGGACATCGTCGAGGACGTCGCGGGCATGTATCCCCGCGTCATGGTCAACGGCGAGATGGACGCCGGCCCCTGGTCCTGCGGCATGGTCGCCGGACTCATCAATGACGTACCCACCTGCAAGGAACTCATCGACCGGATCGTCAGCGAGCCCTGCTCGCTGATCCGCCAACGCCTGGTGACCCTGACGGCATAA
- a CDS encoding acyl-CoA dehydrogenase: MAYQPPLQSIQFALHDVLDVAGVLTAHGVPIDRETIDGVVSGAAEFCTGVTAPLNAVGDREGCQLNDGVVRTPSGFPAAAKKYVEAGWPAVTCREDDGGAGLPHVVGTVISEILSATNAAWSLYFGLTGGAYRCLRANGTTEQRRLFLPKLAAGEWTGTMCLTEPHCGTDLGLLTTKAVPQDDGTYLITGTKMFISGGDNDFADNIVHLVLARVEGAPSGTRGISLFVVPKNHVTSEGEVGGRNGVYCDSIEEKMGMHGNATCLMRFDNAVGELVGERERGLPAMFVMMNGARLGTATQALGLTESAQQQATAYARDRLQSRAPGVLHDKNRVADPIIDQPDVRRMVLTQKAWAGGARLFAYWMAMQIDLEHGAHDADVRRKAGDILALLTPVAKAFVTDRAIDTTTLAMQTFGGAGYIVESGIEQTYRDGRILAIYEGTNGVQAHDLLARKVIGDDGVRLRQLTNLVRSYTGTPDHSSDLAAMHARTRSLADEVDTLAGELIARAADDPLSIGTSAADFLNLVGYLVYAHLWARAAATVDALGEGATGHHRQQAAIARFYFDKLLPDTRALLERARSSSAVLMDRAAIGI, from the coding sequence GTGGCCTACCAGCCGCCCCTTCAGTCGATCCAGTTTGCGCTGCATGATGTCCTCGACGTCGCCGGCGTACTGACCGCTCATGGCGTCCCGATCGACAGGGAGACCATCGACGGTGTCGTATCCGGGGCCGCCGAGTTCTGCACCGGCGTCACTGCCCCGCTCAACGCGGTAGGAGACCGCGAAGGGTGCCAGCTCAACGACGGTGTCGTGCGGACGCCCAGCGGATTCCCGGCGGCGGCGAAGAAGTACGTCGAGGCGGGCTGGCCGGCCGTCACCTGTCGGGAAGACGATGGCGGCGCGGGACTGCCTCACGTCGTAGGCACGGTGATCAGCGAGATCCTGTCCGCGACAAACGCGGCCTGGTCGCTGTACTTCGGGCTGACCGGCGGCGCTTACCGGTGTCTGCGCGCCAACGGCACCACCGAGCAGCGACGGCTTTTCCTTCCCAAGCTGGCCGCGGGTGAATGGACCGGCACCATGTGTCTGACCGAGCCGCACTGTGGCACCGACCTCGGGCTGCTGACAACGAAGGCCGTCCCGCAGGACGACGGCACCTATCTGATCACCGGAACGAAGATGTTCATCTCCGGTGGGGACAACGACTTCGCCGACAACATCGTGCATCTGGTCTTGGCCCGCGTCGAGGGGGCCCCGTCGGGCACCCGCGGGATCAGCCTGTTCGTGGTCCCGAAGAACCATGTCACGAGCGAGGGCGAGGTGGGCGGGCGTAACGGCGTCTACTGCGACAGCATCGAAGAGAAGATGGGCATGCACGGCAACGCGACCTGCCTGATGCGCTTCGACAACGCCGTGGGCGAACTGGTCGGGGAACGCGAACGCGGTCTGCCGGCAATGTTCGTGATGATGAACGGGGCGCGCCTGGGCACCGCCACACAGGCTCTCGGCCTGACCGAGTCCGCACAGCAACAGGCGACCGCGTACGCCCGCGACCGCCTGCAGTCCCGGGCGCCCGGAGTGCTGCACGACAAGAACCGCGTGGCCGACCCGATCATTGACCAGCCGGATGTCCGCCGGATGGTGCTCACCCAAAAAGCCTGGGCCGGCGGCGCGCGCCTGTTCGCGTACTGGATGGCCATGCAGATCGATCTCGAGCACGGCGCACACGACGCGGACGTACGCCGTAAGGCCGGCGACATCCTCGCGCTGCTCACCCCGGTCGCGAAGGCATTCGTCACCGATCGCGCCATCGACACCACGACCCTGGCGATGCAGACGTTCGGCGGCGCGGGATACATCGTGGAGTCCGGCATCGAGCAGACCTACCGCGACGGGCGAATCCTCGCGATCTACGAAGGCACCAACGGTGTCCAGGCGCACGATCTGCTGGCCCGCAAGGTTATCGGTGACGACGGCGTGCGACTGCGGCAGCTCACCAACCTTGTCCGCTCGTATACCGGCACCCCCGACCACAGCAGCGACCTCGCGGCGATGCATGCCCGAACCCGCTCGCTCGCCGACGAGGTCGACACCCTCGCAGGCGAGCTGATCGCGCGCGCCGCGGACGACCCGCTGTCCATCGGGACGAGCGCGGCGGACTTCTTGAACCTGGTGGGCTACCTGGTCTATGCGCATCTCTGGGCTCGCGCCGCCGCGACCGTGGACGCGCTGGGGGAGGGTGCTACGGGTCATCATCGCCAGCAAGCGGCGATCGCGCGGTTCTACTTCGACAAGCTGCTGCCCGATACTCGGGCACTGCTGGAGCGGGCCCGCTCGTCCAGCGCGGTGCTCATGGACCGCGCAGCGATCGGCATCTAA
- a CDS encoding tautomerase family protein, whose amino-acid sequence MPFYTCYTSQDALSSQEKAHVAAEVTRIHVQHTGAPRGFVRVLFHEVAPGDCYTGGEVADFAMIRGVVRAGRSAEIKEALLRDLWVLLQTVTGLGDQELLVSVQENPAANAMEGGEVLPEPGEEREWLARH is encoded by the coding sequence ATGCCCTTCTACACCTGCTACACCTCCCAAGATGCGCTGTCGTCTCAGGAGAAAGCGCACGTCGCAGCGGAAGTTACGCGGATCCACGTCCAGCACACCGGCGCGCCGCGCGGTTTCGTCCGCGTGCTGTTCCACGAGGTGGCCCCCGGGGACTGCTACACCGGTGGCGAGGTCGCTGACTTCGCGATGATTCGCGGCGTTGTGCGCGCCGGGCGGTCCGCTGAGATCAAGGAAGCGCTGCTTCGTGATCTGTGGGTGCTGCTGCAGACGGTCACCGGTCTCGGTGACCAGGAGCTGCTGGTATCGGTTCAGGAGAACCCGGCAGCAAATGCGATGGAGGGCGGCGAGGTGCTGCCCGAACCCGGCGAAGAGCGGGAGTGGCTCGCGCGACATTAG
- a CDS encoding SDR family oxidoreductase, which yields MSNTQELFDLTGRTALVTGGSQGLGMQIAEALGAHGARVLLSSRKEADLANAVEELAAQGIDASYVAADCSREQDVTRLAEAAVDTLGTVDILVNNAGVSWGAPAEDHPLEAWDKVMDLNVRSVFLLSQHIGRRSMIPAGYGRIINLASIAGLRANGLEATKTIAYNTSKAAVINFTRALAGEWARYGITVNALAPGFFPSRMTKGTIEKRGVDSMTKNVPLKRLGDQDDLKGAALLFASAAGKHITGQTLAIDGGASIV from the coding sequence ATGAGCAACACCCAGGAACTGTTCGACCTCACCGGTCGCACCGCTCTTGTCACCGGAGGATCTCAAGGTCTCGGCATGCAGATCGCCGAAGCCCTGGGTGCGCACGGTGCCCGTGTCCTGCTTTCTTCGCGCAAGGAAGCCGACCTGGCCAACGCAGTCGAAGAGCTTGCCGCGCAGGGGATCGACGCGTCGTACGTCGCGGCCGACTGCTCCCGCGAACAGGATGTGACTCGGCTCGCCGAGGCAGCCGTCGACACGCTCGGCACGGTCGACATCCTGGTGAACAACGCCGGGGTCAGCTGGGGCGCTCCGGCCGAGGACCATCCGCTCGAGGCGTGGGACAAGGTCATGGACCTGAATGTGCGCTCGGTGTTCCTGCTGTCCCAGCACATCGGCCGGCGCTCGATGATCCCGGCGGGCTACGGCCGCATCATCAATCTCGCGTCGATCGCCGGACTGCGTGCCAACGGTCTGGAAGCGACCAAGACGATCGCCTACAACACCAGCAAGGCCGCCGTCATCAACTTCACCCGCGCACTGGCCGGTGAATGGGCTCGCTACGGCATCACCGTCAACGCTCTCGCGCCGGGTTTCTTTCCCTCTCGGATGACGAAGGGCACGATCGAGAAGCGCGGCGTCGACTCGATGACCAAGAACGTCCCGCTCAAGCGACTGGGCGACCAGGACGACCTCAAGGGAGCCGCACTGCTGTTCGCCTCCGCGGCGGGTAAGCACATCACCGGACAGACCCTGGCCATCGACGGCGGCGCGAGCATCGTCTAG
- a CDS encoding SRPBCC family protein — MWRIVSDIQTPALTSPEFQGAVWLDGATGPTVGARFAGRNAHEAIGKWQSTCTIITADPPREFAYAVDDPKNPGAVWRYRIDPSSQGVLLTQIAQIGPGPSGLTLAIERMPEKEARIIERRLGEHHTNMTANLQQIKKLAEGQE, encoded by the coding sequence GTGTGGCGAATAGTCAGCGACATCCAGACTCCCGCGCTCACCAGCCCCGAGTTCCAGGGCGCCGTGTGGCTGGACGGTGCGACGGGGCCGACGGTGGGTGCGCGGTTCGCGGGTCGCAACGCGCACGAGGCGATCGGCAAGTGGCAGTCGACCTGCACCATCATCACCGCCGACCCACCTCGTGAGTTCGCGTACGCGGTCGACGATCCGAAGAATCCCGGCGCCGTATGGCGCTACCGCATCGATCCCTCCAGCCAGGGCGTTCTGTTGACCCAGATCGCGCAGATCGGTCCCGGACCCTCCGGATTGACCCTGGCCATTGAGCGGATGCCCGAGAAGGAAGCGCGCATTATCGAGCGTCGCCTCGGTGAGCACCACACCAACATGACGGCGAACCTGCAGCAGATCAAGAAGCTCGCCGAAGGACAGGAGTAG